The Vagococcus penaei genome includes the window TCATTTTTCCAGTTTTACATGGTCCAAATGGTGAAGATGGAACAGTTCAAGGCTTATTTGAAGTCTTAGATATGCCTTATGTTGGTGCTGGTGTTCTAGCTAGTGCGTGTGCGATGGATAAAATTACTGCTAAGCAACTATTCCAACAAGCTGGTATTCCTCAGTTACCTTATGTCGCTGTAGCTAAACAAGATTATGAAAATGATAAAGAAATTATTTATTCGCGTTGTGAAGGGTCATTAATTTATCCAATGTTTGTTAAACCAGCTAATTTAGGATCAAGTGTTGGGATTAATCAAGCTAATAATCGAGAAGAATTAGAAAGTGCTTTAGAGGAAGCATTCAGTTATGATCGTCGTGTCGTGGTTGAGCAAGGAATCGAAGCACGTGAATTAGAGGTAGCTGTATTAGGTAATGATGAAGTACGGACTACACTAGCAGGTGAGATTGTAAAAGATGTTGACTTCTATACTTATGAATCAAAATACATCGATAACCAAGTGGAATTGCAAATCCCTGCAGATGTTTCTGATGAATTACACGAGAAGATGCGTCACTTTGCTGAGAAAGCTTATAAAATTTTAGATTGTAGTGGATTAAGCCGTTGTGACTTTTTTGTGACAGCAAATAATGATGTGTTCTTAAATGAAATCAATACATTACCAGGATTTACACCATTTAGTATGTACCCATTATTATGGGAAAATATGGGGCTTGGCTATAGTGATTTGTTAGAAGAATTGATTCAGTTAGCGAAACTACGCTATGAAAAGAAACAAAGTATCAAAGTTTATTAATAATAAAAGCTGGACAAATTAGTTCGGCTTTTTTCATTTGATTGGAGAGAGTGGTATGGAATTAACGCTAAAACAACTCACTGAGGCAATTCAACCAATGTCAGTTTCAAAGGCTTGTCATAAGCACATTGTCAATTCGGTTGAGTTTGATACACGTCATATTGTTAAAAATAGTTTATTCGTTCCTTTAAAAGGGGAGCGCGATGGCCATGACTTTATCGACCAAGCATTAACTCAAGGAGCAAGTTTAGTCTTAACGGATCGTCCATTAGCTGAAGACATTCCTTTTTTACAAGTTAGGGATACATTAGAGGCTTTACAACAATTAGCAAAATGGTATTTAAAGCAAGTTCAGCCAAAAGTCGTGGCTATTACGGGAAGTAACGGTAAGACGACTACTAAAGACATGACAGCAGCAGTTATGGCGACAACCTATCAAACATATAAAACGCAAGGAAATTACAATAACCATATTGGGCTACCGTATACTATTTTACACATGCCAAGCGACACTGAAGTCCTAGTTTTAGAAATGGGGATGGACCATAAAGGTGAAATTGAGGTCTTATCTTTAATTGGTGAACCAGATTTAGCAGCGATTACATTAATTGGTGAATCTCATATCGAATATTTAGGCTCAAGAATGGGAATTGCTGAAGCTAAGATGGAAATTATTAGTGGCATGAGTTCAGAAGGAATTCTAGTGATTCCAAATGATGAACCATTGTTAAAAGAATTAATTATGGACATTGAACAGACAGTTGAAACGTTTGGTGTTGATAGCGAAGCAACTATTTCTGGATCTATTGAAACAATGAGTAAAACACAAACAACGTTTACGACAAGTTTATTTCCAGATGTGGCTTTTACTATCCCTGTACTTGGGTCATATAATGTTAGAAATGCTCTGATTGCTGTGTTGTTGGGCCATCACTTGCAAGTTGAGCCTAAAAAGATCCAATCTGGTTTGGCAACATTTGCTTTAACTAAAAATCGAACAGAATGGCTGGAAAGTAAAAATGGACTAGCAATTCTAAGTGATGTGTATAACGCTAATCCAACAGCAACAAGATTAGTCTTAGACGCATTTAGCCAACTGGATGTATCGGGTCGGAAAATTGTTATTTTAGGTGATATGTTAGAGTTAGGCAAAGAGTCATCTGTTATGCATGAAGGTTTGAGCGAACATATTTCTCCAGAACAGATTGATCAAGTGTTTTTATATGGTCCGGAAATGCTTGTGTTATATCAATCGCTGAAACCAATGTTTGGTAACAATATCTCATGGTATGATATAGAACAAAAGGAGACGTTAATAGATAATGTCTGTCAATATGTGACAATAGAAGATACAGTCTTTTTAAAAGGCAGTAATGGAATGAAACTCATTGATGTTGTCAGTAAATTATTGGAAGTTTAGCAAGTAATGATTGTAACAATTATGAAAATGTGATAAGATGATATGAATGCTCATTTTTGGCATAAGTTGACGTGAGTGAAAGATTTATAGGAGGATACCTTTTGAAATTTAGTGAATTAAAGTTAGATGAAGTACTGTTAAAATCGGTTGAAGCAATCGGGTTTGAGGAAGCGACACCAATTCAAAGTGAAACAATTCCATTGGCATTAGAAGGAAGAGACGTAATTGGGCAAGCTCAAACAGGAACTGGTAAAACAGCAGCGTTTGGTTTACCAATGTTACAAAAAATTGACACTGAGAACCATGCGTTACAAGGACTAGTTATTGCTCCAACAAGAGAATTAGCTATTCAGACACAAGAAGAAATCTACCGTTTAGGTAAAGATAAAAAAATTAAAGTTCAAGCCGTTTATGGTGGAGCCGATATTGGTCGACAAATTCGTGCATTAAAAAATAAACCACACATTATTGTTGGAACACCAGGTCGATTACTTGATCATATTAATCGCCGCACATTAAAATTAGAAACCATTGAAACACTAGTCTTAGATGAAGCAGACGAAATGTTAAATATGGGATTCTTAGAAGATATTGAATCAATTATTTCTAAAATACCAGCAAGCCGTCAAACATTATTATTCTCAGCAACTATGCCAGATAGTATTAAACGTATCGGTGTTAAATTTATGAACAATCCTGAGCACGTTAAGATTAAAGCAAAAGAAATGACTGCTAACTTAATTGATCAGTATTATGTTCGTTGTAAAGAGTTTGAAAAATTTGATACAATGACACGTTTATTCGATATTCAAAATCCAGAATTAACTATTGTTTTTGGTCGTACAAAACGTCGCGTTGACGAATTAGCTCGTGGATTAGAGATGCGTGGATATAAAGCAGAGGGCATTCATGGTGATTTACCACAGCATAAACGTATGAGCATTTTACGCGCGTTTAAAAATGGCGAATTAGATATTTTAGTTGCAACAGATGTAGCTGCTCGTGGATTAGATATTTCCGGAGTAAGCCATGTTTATAACTATGATATCCCACAAGATCCAGAAAGTTATGTTCACCGTATTGGTCGAACAGGACGTGCTGGTAAAGAAGGTATGTCAATTACATTTGTGACACCAAATGAAATGAGCTACTTACACGTAATTGAAGAATTGACGAAAAAACGTATGACAACATTACGTCCGCCGTCAAAAACAGAAGCATTCAAAGGCCAACTTGGAACAGCTCTAAAAGAAATCGAAGAATTATTAGCAGCGAATGGTTTAGAAAAATACCAAGAAGCAGCTAGTGATTTACTAGAAAATTATTCAGCAGAAAATATTGCGGCTTTATTAATCAAACAAATTTCTAAAGATGATGCAGCTGAAGTACCAGTTAAAATTACTCCAGAACGTCCATTACCGTCTCAAAAACGTGGTGGCAATCGTGGTGGTAGCCGTGGTGGCAACAGCAATAACCGTGGTGGCAATCGTGGTGGTAGTCG containing:
- a CDS encoding D-alanine--D-alanine ligase, which encodes MKIALIYGGKSAEHDVSILSAFSVMKAIYYNYYEVQTIYIDKMGSWLRGPIFKQAPTSQDELHLTLANAQPITPADIKEKNTIIFPVLHGPNGEDGTVQGLFEVLDMPYVGAGVLASACAMDKITAKQLFQQAGIPQLPYVAVAKQDYENDKEIIYSRCEGSLIYPMFVKPANLGSSVGINQANNREELESALEEAFSYDRRVVVEQGIEARELEVAVLGNDEVRTTLAGEIVKDVDFYTYESKYIDNQVELQIPADVSDELHEKMRHFAEKAYKILDCSGLSRCDFFVTANNDVFLNEINTLPGFTPFSMYPLLWENMGLGYSDLLEELIQLAKLRYEKKQSIKVY
- a CDS encoding UDP-N-acetylmuramoyl-tripeptide--D-alanyl-D-alanine ligase — protein: MELTLKQLTEAIQPMSVSKACHKHIVNSVEFDTRHIVKNSLFVPLKGERDGHDFIDQALTQGASLVLTDRPLAEDIPFLQVRDTLEALQQLAKWYLKQVQPKVVAITGSNGKTTTKDMTAAVMATTYQTYKTQGNYNNHIGLPYTILHMPSDTEVLVLEMGMDHKGEIEVLSLIGEPDLAAITLIGESHIEYLGSRMGIAEAKMEIISGMSSEGILVIPNDEPLLKELIMDIEQTVETFGVDSEATISGSIETMSKTQTTFTTSLFPDVAFTIPVLGSYNVRNALIAVLLGHHLQVEPKKIQSGLATFALTKNRTEWLESKNGLAILSDVYNANPTATRLVLDAFSQLDVSGRKIVILGDMLELGKESSVMHEGLSEHISPEQIDQVFLYGPEMLVLYQSLKPMFGNNISWYDIEQKETLIDNVCQYVTIEDTVFLKGSNGMKLIDVVSKLLEV
- the cshA gene encoding degradosome RNA helicase CshA translates to MKFSELKLDEVLLKSVEAIGFEEATPIQSETIPLALEGRDVIGQAQTGTGKTAAFGLPMLQKIDTENHALQGLVIAPTRELAIQTQEEIYRLGKDKKIKVQAVYGGADIGRQIRALKNKPHIIVGTPGRLLDHINRRTLKLETIETLVLDEADEMLNMGFLEDIESIISKIPASRQTLLFSATMPDSIKRIGVKFMNNPEHVKIKAKEMTANLIDQYYVRCKEFEKFDTMTRLFDIQNPELTIVFGRTKRRVDELARGLEMRGYKAEGIHGDLPQHKRMSILRAFKNGELDILVATDVAARGLDISGVSHVYNYDIPQDPESYVHRIGRTGRAGKEGMSITFVTPNEMSYLHVIEELTKKRMTTLRPPSKTEAFKGQLGTALKEIEELLAANGLEKYQEAASDLLENYSAENIAALLIKQISKDDAAEVPVKITPERPLPSQKRGGNRGGSRGGNSNNRGGNRGGSRGGNRDNRGAKSDNWRNKEQGNKKRNYKGKDTKPAGKDKSRGFVIRNNNESN